The Microbacterium limosum sequence CAACCTACGACCCTGGGATATCTAGGTGCCGCCACCCGGGGCCGGAGCGGCGCGGGGGTGCCGCCTAGAATGGGGCGGTGTCTGAAATCACCCCCGAACTCGTGCGCCATCTGGGCGTGCTCGCACGGATACAGCTGACCGACGACGAGGTGCAGACCCTGACGGGCCAGCTCGATGTGATCGTCGACAACATCGCGAAGGTGTCGCAGGTGGCCACGCCCGACGTGCCCGCCACGAGCCACCCCGTGCCGCTCGAGAACGTCTTCCGCCCCGACGAGGTCGCCGACACGCTCACGCGCGACCAGGTCCTGCAGAACGCCCCCGATTCCGCCGACGGCCGCTTCCGGGTCACGGCGATCCTGGGGGAGGAGCAGTGAGCGACATCACCCGCCTCACCGCCGCGGACCTCTCCGACAAGCTCGCCGCCGGTGAGCTCTCGAGCGTCGAGGTGACGCGCGCCCACCTGGCGCGCATCCTGGACGTCGATGCCGACGTCCACGCGTTCCTGCACGTGAACGAGCGGGCCGAGCAGATCGCCGCCGAGATCGATCGGCGGCGGGCCTCGGGGGAGACGATGCACGCGCTCGCGGGCGTTCCGCTCGCCATCAAGGACGTGCTCGTCACGACCGACATGCCCTCCACGAGCGGCTCACGCATCCTCGAGGGGTACATGTCGCCCTTCGACGCGACCGTCGTGTCGCGGGCTCGCGCCGCGGGGATGGTTCCCCTCGGCAAGACGAACATGGACGAGTTCGCGATGGGCTCCTCGACGGAGCACTCCGCCTACGGCCCGACGCGCAACCCCTGGGATCTCGACCGCATCCCCGGCGGCTCCGGCGGCGGCTCCGCCGCGGCGGTCGCCGCATTCGAGGCGCCGCTGGCCCTCGGCAGCGACACCGGCGGGTCGATCCGGCAGCCCGCCCACGTGACCGGCACGGTCGGCATGAAGCCGACCTACGGGGGCGTCAGCCGCTACGGCGCGATCGCGCTGGCCTCCAGCCTCGATCAGGTCGGTCCCGTCACGCGCACGGTCCGCGACGCGGGCCTGTTGCACGATGTCATCGGCGGGCACGATCCGCACGATTCGACGTCGCTGCGTCACGACTGGCCGTCGTTCGCCGAGGCCGCCCTCGAGGGCGCCCGCGGGGACGTGCTCAAGGGTCTGCGACTCGGCGTGATCCGTGAGCTGCCCGACAGCGGATTCCAGGCCGGCGTCGCCGCCTCTTTCCACGGCGCGCTGGACGCGCTCGCCGCGCACGGTGCCGAGATCGTCGAGATCAGCGCCCCCCACTTCGAGTACGGGGTCGCCGCCTACTACCTGATCCTTCCCGCGGAGGCCTCGAGCAACCTCGCGAAGTTCGACTCGGTGCGCTTCGGCATGCGGGTGACCCCGCACGCGGGCGCCACGGTCGAGGAGGTCATGGCGGCCACGCGCGAGGCCGGCTTCGGACCCGAGGTGAAGCGCCGCATCATCCTCGGCACCTATGCCCTCTCGGCCGGCTACTACGACGCGTACTACGGCAGCGCGCAGAAGGTGCGCACGCTCATCCAGCGCGACTTCGACGCCGCGTTCGGCCAGGTGGATGTCATCGCGACGCCCTCCGCGCCGACGACGGCCTTCCGCCTCGGCGAGCGCATCGACGACCCGCTGCAGATGTACCTCAACGACGTCACGACGATCCCGGCCAACCTCGCGGGCGTGCCGGGGATCTCGATCCCGACGGGCCTCGCCGAAGAGGACGGCCTGCCCGTCGGCATCCAGTTCCTCGCCCCCGTCCGCGAGGACGCCCGCCTGTACCGTGTCGGCGCCGCCCTCGAGTCGCTGCTCGAATCGTCGTGGGGCGCACCGCTGCTGGACCGCGCCCCTGCTCTGACTCCCGGAGGAACCCGCTGATGGCCGCCGCGAAGCTGATGGACTTCGACCGTGCGCTCGAGCTCTTCGAGCCCGTGCTCGGGTTCGAGGTGCATGTAGAGCTGAACACCGCGACGAAGATGTTCTCGTCGGCGGGCAACCCCGCCCACGACGCGAACCACGGCGCCGCCCCGAACACGCTCGTGGCCCCCGTGGACATGGGCTTGCCGGGTGCCCTGCCGGTCGTCAACGAGGAGGCCGTGCGGTCCTCCATCAGTCTCGGTCTGGCGCTCGGCTGCCAGATCGCGCCGTCGAGCCGATTCGCGCGGAAGAACTACTTCTACCCCGACCTCGGTAAGAACTACCAGATCAGCCAGTACGACGAGCCCATCGCCTTCGAGGGGCGCGTCGTGGTCGAGCTCGAGGACGGCACCGAGGTCGGCATCGACATCGAGCGCGCCCACATGGAGGAGGATGCCGGAAAGCTGACCCACGTCGGCGGGTCGACCGGCCGCATCCAGGGGGCGGAGTATTCGCTCGTCGACTACAACCGCGCCGGCGTGCCGCTGGTGGAGATCGTGACGAAGCCGATCGTGGGCGCAGAGCACCGTGCGCCCGAGATCGCGAAGGCCTATGTCCAGACGATCCGCGACATCGTCCGGGCGCTCGGCATCTCCGAGGCGCGCATGGAGCGCGGCAACCTGCGCTGCGACGCGAACGTGTCGCTGCGTCCTCGCGGGCAGGAGAAGTTCGGCACGCGCACCGAGACGAAGAACGTCAACTCGATGCGGTCGGTCGAGCGGGCCGTGCGATACGAGATCCAGCGTCAGGCCGCCATCCTCGAGGCGGGCGGCACCATCACGCAGGAGACGCGGCACTGGCACGAGGACACCGGGCGCACCTCGCCCGGTCGCCCGAAGTCGGACGCGGATGACTACCGGTACTTCCCCGAGCCCGACCTGCTCCCCGTCGTGCCGGCACCCGAGCTCGTCGAGCAGCTGCGAGCAGCGCTGCCGGAGGCGCCCGCGGCCCGTCGTCGCCGTCTGAAGAGCGAATGGGGCTTCACCGATCTCGAGTTCCAGGACGTCGCCAACGGCGGAATCCTCCCCGAGGTGGAGGCGACGATCGCGGCCGGTGCATCTCCCGCCGCGGCCCGCAAGTGGTGGACGGGTGAGATCGCCCGCATCGCGAACGCGCAGGACCGCGAGGCGGGCGAGCTCGTCTCGCCGGCGGATGTCGCGGCGCTGCAGGGGCTCGTGGATGCCGGAACCCTCACCGACAAGCTCGCCCGCCAGGTGCTGGAGGGCGTCATCGCGGGGGAAGGGACGCCGCAGGAGGTCGTGGACGCGCGCGGTCTCGCGGTCGTCTCCGACGACGGCGCGCTCATCGCCGCGATCGACGAGGCATTGACGGCGCAGCCCGACGTGCTCGCGAAGATCCGCGACGGCAAGGTGCAGGCCGCCGGCGCGATCATCGGCGCGGTCATGAAGGCCATGAAGGGTCAGGCGGACGCCGCGCGCGTGCGCGAGCTCATCCTGGAACGCGCCGCGCAGGCGTGATGCGGCGGCCTCGCCCGCCGTGTCGGAAGCCGCGGGGAGAATGGGCCCATGGGACGGGGTGACGGCAGCGGGCGCATCGTGTCGCCGGAGGGCGCGGACGACACCGGAACCGGCATCCTGCACGTCGACATGGACGCCTTCTACGCGGCCGTCGCGGTGCTGGATGACCCGAGCCTCGCGGGCAAGCCGCTGATCATCGGATCCCCGGAGGGCCGCTCGGTCGTCTCGAGCGCGTCGTACGAGGCTCGTCGGTTCGGTGTGCGCAGCGCCATGCCCGTCAGCCAGGCGCTCCGGCTGTGTCCGTGGGCGATCGTCGTCGCGCCGCGCTTCGAGCG is a genomic window containing:
- the gatB gene encoding Asp-tRNA(Asn)/Glu-tRNA(Gln) amidotransferase subunit GatB is translated as MAAAKLMDFDRALELFEPVLGFEVHVELNTATKMFSSAGNPAHDANHGAAPNTLVAPVDMGLPGALPVVNEEAVRSSISLGLALGCQIAPSSRFARKNYFYPDLGKNYQISQYDEPIAFEGRVVVELEDGTEVGIDIERAHMEEDAGKLTHVGGSTGRIQGAEYSLVDYNRAGVPLVEIVTKPIVGAEHRAPEIAKAYVQTIRDIVRALGISEARMERGNLRCDANVSLRPRGQEKFGTRTETKNVNSMRSVERAVRYEIQRQAAILEAGGTITQETRHWHEDTGRTSPGRPKSDADDYRYFPEPDLLPVVPAPELVEQLRAALPEAPAARRRRLKSEWGFTDLEFQDVANGGILPEVEATIAAGASPAAARKWWTGEIARIANAQDREAGELVSPADVAALQGLVDAGTLTDKLARQVLEGVIAGEGTPQEVVDARGLAVVSDDGALIAAIDEALTAQPDVLAKIRDGKVQAAGAIIGAVMKAMKGQADAARVRELILERAAQA
- the gatA gene encoding Asp-tRNA(Asn)/Glu-tRNA(Gln) amidotransferase subunit GatA, producing the protein MSDITRLTAADLSDKLAAGELSSVEVTRAHLARILDVDADVHAFLHVNERAEQIAAEIDRRRASGETMHALAGVPLAIKDVLVTTDMPSTSGSRILEGYMSPFDATVVSRARAAGMVPLGKTNMDEFAMGSSTEHSAYGPTRNPWDLDRIPGGSGGGSAAAVAAFEAPLALGSDTGGSIRQPAHVTGTVGMKPTYGGVSRYGAIALASSLDQVGPVTRTVRDAGLLHDVIGGHDPHDSTSLRHDWPSFAEAALEGARGDVLKGLRLGVIRELPDSGFQAGVAASFHGALDALAAHGAEIVEISAPHFEYGVAAYYLILPAEASSNLAKFDSVRFGMRVTPHAGATVEEVMAATREAGFGPEVKRRIILGTYALSAGYYDAYYGSAQKVRTLIQRDFDAAFGQVDVIATPSAPTTAFRLGERIDDPLQMYLNDVTTIPANLAGVPGISIPTGLAEEDGLPVGIQFLAPVREDARLYRVGAALESLLESSWGAPLLDRAPALTPGGTR
- the gatC gene encoding Asp-tRNA(Asn)/Glu-tRNA(Gln) amidotransferase subunit GatC, giving the protein MSEITPELVRHLGVLARIQLTDDEVQTLTGQLDVIVDNIAKVSQVATPDVPATSHPVPLENVFRPDEVADTLTRDQVLQNAPDSADGRFRVTAILGEEQ